Proteins encoded together in one Drosophila albomicans strain 15112-1751.03 chromosome 2R, ASM965048v2, whole genome shotgun sequence window:
- the LOC117574998 gene encoding LOW QUALITY PROTEIN: alpha-mannosidase 2 (The sequence of the model RefSeq protein was modified relative to this genomic sequence to represent the inferred CDS: deleted 1 base in 1 codon), producing MSFKLLRRGSARCIGLLSAFVTILLCLYYISIGQPNPTHIPDANTVGLPVSLSRVQSPPAAALNAFSVVNSNPVAQQHRQPQSIAKEAAQQTTVAKHGKLKAEDEQEVPRNVNWGDKCYMLLQSETNITSAEEHSRFDFQPEWMRSKEYWDRGFEERYEAQKKDKQRPPLKVIVVPHSHNDPGWLKTFFDYFQTDSRQILNLLVTKMQQYKDMTFIWSEISFLQLWWDQAHPTKQRAFKHLVNTGRIEITTGGWVMTDEANVHIYPMLDQLIEGHQWLKNNLNVTPKVGWSIDPFGHGSTVPYLLSGAQFEGTIIQRIHYAWKEWFARQQTGDFIWTPYWRSAKGQGKLLTHNMPFDIYSIKGSCGPHPSICLNFDFRKIPGEYTEYSLKAQYITDDNVEEKAQLLLEQYGRTASLFPHNVALIPIGDDFRYNKEREVDQQYHNYKKLISHIMANKRLYNVDIKFGTPTDYFQAIKQRMGDKPFPSFKGDFFVYSDIFSEGRPAYWSGYFSTRPFYKLLSSELEHNLRAAEIIFTIAYNTARQERHEDSIKIYEKNYEQITHARRNLGLFQHHDAITGTSKAAVMRDYAMRLFDSTQNMIRMQEACIELLLQNASSHNHGFLLNEYERDNFSKLPRKMPLQLVSPGAIGSDEATTTTSGGAAAAPAKNAEASFVVYNSLAQKRIEIVAVRVQHPNVRIFNDQGVELKHIQINPVWNITDIYEQAYNDMLNAGAANAGRIRTSRRQYEVLFVAELEPLSLTTYRVQVDEFNYKRNIATVYCDDCTDKPETGSSTATPGGSNPNVFEARAKPAGDIQLENPSMRLLFDEKTGFLKTITRKNKQQQLLQPMQCAIKFAAYRSAQFHSGAYLFKTDPEQSEAEKDVLEQYEDVRIIITSGPIASDVTVIYGPFMAHTVRIFNTRTHLDAAIYIENDIDFEPPPKNRETELFMRLVTNIDNIAPAPLQRDPLKEPAEPSSMPELPVFYSDQNGFQYHERIKVPAIGIEGNYFPITSGAFLQDTHQRLTLLTTHAQGAASYEPGQLEVMLDRRTLYDDYRGMGEGVVDSRLTRHKFWLLVEDMPSGHHVDKPPSYKVLSLQAQQLANALRYPPNLYFLSNFEQPQPALHTLVRLLPHGALPCDVHLTTLRTLSDAQLQMFPSASALLVLHRQGFDCSVSSQQVDMNSVCPQMGNGLGSVRFGDLRLNSIESTSLTGMSQHKPHLLRSLAQITLEPMELRTYNLTFRGEL from the exons ATGTCGTTTAAGCTATTGCGTCGCGGCTCGGCGCGATGCATTGGCTTGCTGTCAGCATTTGTGACGATCTTGCTCtgtttgtattatatttcGATTGGTCAGCCGAATCCCACACACATTCCCGACGCCAATACAGTCGGATTGCCTGTGAGTCTGAGTCGCGTTCAATCCCCACCAGCGGCTGCTTTGAATGCCTTCAGTGTGGTCAACAGCAACCCTGTTGCCCAGCAGCATCGTCAGCCTCAGAGCATCGCCAAGGAAGCGGCACAGCAAACTACAGTCGCGAAACATGGCAAGCTCAAGGCTGAGGATGAGCAGGAGGTGCCACGGAATGTCAATTGGGGAGACAAGTGTTACATGCTGCTTCAGAGCGAGACCAACATTACATCGGCCGAGGAGCACAGCAGATTTGATTTCCAG CCGGAATGGATGCGCTCCAAAGAGTATTGGGATCGAGGCTTTGAGGAACGATACGAGGCGCAGAAAAAGGACAAACAACGACCACCTTTGAAGGTCATTGTTGTGCCACATTCCCACAACGATCCAGGCTGGTTGAAGACTTTCTTCGACTACTTCCAAACGGACTCACGACAAATTCTCAATCTGCTGGTGACCAAAATGCAGCAATACAAGGACATGACCTTCATCTGGTCAGAGATTAGCTTCCTGCAACTGTGGTGGGACCAAGCACACCCCACCAAGCAGCGCGCGTTCAAGCATCTGGTCAACACTGGACGCATTGAGATCACCACCGGTGGCTGGGTAATGACCGACGAGGCCAACGTACACATTTATCCCATGCTGGATCAGCTCATCGAGGGCCATCAATGgctcaaaaacaatttgaatgtgACGCCCAAGGTGGGCTGGTCCATCGATCCCTTCGGACACGGCAGCACAGTACCGTATCTGCTGTCAGGAGCACAGTTCGAGGGCACCATCATTCAGCGCATACATTATGCATGGAAGGAATGGTTTGCCCGACAGCAGACGGGTGATTTCATCTGGACACCCTACTGGCGCTCTGCTAAGGGCCAGGGCAAATTACTGACCCACAACATGCCTTTTGACATCTATTCGATTAAGGGTTCCTGTGGTCCACATCCCTCCATATGCctcaattttgattttcgCAAAATTCCGGGCGAGTACACGGAATACTCGCTGAAGGCGCAATACATCACCGACGACAATGTGGAGGAGAAAGCGCAGCTACTGCTGGAGCAATATGGACGTACCGCCTCCTTGTTTCCACACAATGTAGCGCTGATACCCATTGGCGATGATTTCCGCTACAACAAGGAGCGAGAGGTGGATCAGCAGTATCATAACTACAAGAAGCTCATCAGTCACATCATGGCCAACAAGCGATTGTATAATGTGGACATTAAGTTTGGCACGCCCACCGATTACTTTCAGGCAATAAAGCAACGCATGGGCGACAAACCATTCCCCAGCTTCAAGGGTGATTTCTTTGTTTACTCGGACATCTTCTCCGAAGGAAGGCCCGCCTACTGGTCTGGCTATTTCAGCACACGCCCCTTCTACAAGCTGCTCAGCTCCGAGTTGGAGCACAATTTACGCGCTGCTGAGATAATCTTTACCATTGCCTACAATACAGCGCGTCAGGAGCGACACGAGGATTCCATCAAGATATATGAGAAAAACTATGAGCAGATCACACACGCCAGACGCAATCTCGGCCTGTTCCAGCACCATGACGCTATCACAGGCACCTCAAAGGCAGCTGTGATGCGAGACTACGCCATGCGACTATTCGACAGCACCCAGAACATGATTCGCATGCAGGAGGCGTGCATAGAGCTGCTGCTACAGAATGCCAGCTCGCATAATCATGGATTCCTGCTCAACGAATACGAGCGCGACAATTTCAGCAAGTTGCCACGCAAGATGCCCTTGCAGCTGGTCAGTCCAGGAGCAATAGGAAGCGATGAAGCCACTACCACAACATCGGGAGGTGCAGCCGCTGCGCCAGCTAAAAATGCCGAAGCCAGCTTCGTGGTTTACAATTCGCTCGCCCAGAAGCGCATTGAGATTGTTGCT GTGCGTGTGCAGCATCCAAATGTGCGCATCTTCAACGACCAGGGCGTGGAGCTGAAGCACATTCAAATCAATCCCGTGTGGAACATTACGGATATCTATGAGCAGGCTTACAATGACATGCTTAACGCTGGCGCAGCAAACGCAGGTCGCATTCGCACCTCCAGGCGACAATATGAAGTGCTGTTTGTGGCCGAGTTGGAGCCGTTGTCGTTGACAACGTATCGCGTGCAAGTGGATGAGTTCAACTACAAGCGAAATATTGCCACGGTTTACTGCGACGACTGCACTGACAAGCCGGAAACGGGATCATCTACAGCCACACCAGGAGGGTCCAACCCTAATGTCTTTGAAGCACGCGCCAAGCCAGCTG GCGACATTCAGCTGGAGAATCCCAGCATGCGTTTGCTGTTCGACGAGAAGACCGGTTTCCTCAAGACCATCACCCGaaagaacaaacaacaacagctgctgcaaccGATGCAATGCGCCATCAAATTTGCAGCCTATCGAAGTGCGCAGTTCCATTCGGGCGCATATTTGTTTAAGACAGACCCAGAGCAAAGTGAGGCCGAGAAGGATGTGTTGGAGCAGTACGAGGATGTGCGCATTATCATCACCTCGGGGCCAATTGCTAGCGATGTGACTGTCATCTATGGGCCCTTCATGGCGCACACTGTGCGCATTTTCAATACACGAACTCATTTGGATGCAGCGATTTACATTGAGAACGATATTGACTTTGAACCGCCACCAAAGAATCGAGAAACTGAGCTGTTTATGCGACTCGTGACGAATATTGACAACATTGCACCAGCACCATTGCAACGCGATCCGCTTAAGGAACCGGCAGAGCCGAGCAGCATGCCCGAACTGCCCGTATTCTATAGCGATCAGAATGGGTTCCAGTATCATGA ACGCATCAAGGTGCCAGCCATTGGCATTGAGGGAAACTATTTCCCCATCACTTCCGGCGCTTTTCTCCAGGATACCCACCAGCGTCTGACGCTGCTGACCACACATGCTCAGGGTGCTGCAAGCTATGAGCCAGGTCAACTGGAGGTTATGCTCGATCGTCGCACGCTGTACGATGACTATCGTGGCATGGGCGAAGGTGTTGTCGACAGTCGCCTCACGCGTCACAAATTCTGGCTACTTGTCGAGGACATGCCTTCGGGTCATCATGTAGACAAGCCGCCCAGCTACAAAGTGTTAAGCTTGCAGGCTCAACAGTTGGCAAACGCGTTGCGCTACCCGCCGAATCTCTACTTTTTGAGTAACTTTGAACAACCACAGCCGGCGCTGCATACGTTGGTTCGTCTACTGCCACATGGAGCGCTGCCATGCGATGTGCATTTGACCACATTGCGCACACTCTCCGACGCTCAACTCCAGATGTTTCCATCCGCATCGGCGCTGTTGGTGCTGCACCGACAGGGCTTCGACTGCAGCGTCAGCTCACAGCAGGTGGACATGAATAGCGTGTGCCCACAAATGGGCAATGGCCTGGGCTCAGTTCGCTTTGGGGATTTGCGACTAAATTCCATCGAATCCACCAGCCTGACGGGCATGTCGCAACATAAACCACACCTATTACGTTCGCTGGCACAGATCACCCTGGAACCCATGGAGTTACGAACATATAATCTCACTTTCCGTGGGGAGCTGTAA
- the LOC117574999 gene encoding DNA replication licensing factor REC isoform X1 produces MNPPRGGRAPSRFVRGRGRGGGAYRPYFYFRRNGRVIPAAHRGGSEADQGAAPSAATVRPRGWNNSRGKRVSNTPLDCSFLRPEYYVAPEDGAQVRSLLVDNPRAYPGWRLYFPREDYVPQSELAARIIAVEAFFQRNPDDYTVKKIRKCGCIIFPASCHESDEQLKLAWPTMLEDMRNKPLRTLSIIGLAIHTVLVNDSLDAAEEAKTAAQPVLTTIRKFVPPNEYTSKLYVRPQDFAPVELMSSIVHSRVDTLFVVRGIVSSVGEPSYHLAWHAFRCTRCQTEQTLRQLGNYAPRPYHCLKPQCTVKDNFLALRSSPYTRLLARQIIRLEESSISLLTDYDSALPGELDIELRHDLIDVVHAGQEIVVTGVLKLRELCDNKEGATSTTAGNDLQVYLRAFNVQDASQVQREFSKFDMEAISMINAEANNFKLLVHSLAPEVHGHEMAKAACLLSLLGGSSDGAINVLLVGDPGIGKSTVLTQCAQTTERGAYINGKRCVQSLKQLGLTFSGRNKRVMDAGALLMANSRGHCIVDGVDKLASKQSLLQQCMQGGQLNLPLPGCFSYFDAQPSIVACANPQRGQYDQSRYLVQNIRITASLLKEFHLVYVLLDTPSRARDISLTEHVRALHAGAKKRARIAARFALKAKQNESVSEETKAANVTNLTEDIKDGILEQKLDYDLDKRLEHKPLKADELDLLPPILMKKFIAYARQNAKPELSYDAANEIKWYFEDLCNNSEAENEKSQFGLGQLLGLINLSEARARLDFSSVVMPVHVRDVIAVVTESITQTRLGDGQGNAPSSSSKGSQLQNFVKMMQMRSAALGRRIFDYDELKEIGTRAGIMTGIAKLVEIANMGGYLLKKGVDMYEVVPD; encoded by the exons ATGAATCCACCGAGAGGTGGACGAGCTCCGTCAAGATTTGTGCGTGGACGTGGTCGCGGTGGCGGTGCCTATCGTCCCTATTTCTACTTTCGTCGGAATGGTCGCGTGATTCCAGCTGCACATCGAGGAGGAAGCGAAGCGGATCAAGGAGCTGCACCTTCAGCGGCAACTGTTCGGCCTAGAGGTTGGAATAATTCCCGGGGTAAACGAGTTTCGAATACCCCACTTGATTGCAGTTTCCTGCGTCCCGAATACTATGTGGCACCCGAGGATGGAGCGCAGGTGCGCAGTCTGCTCGTGGACAATCCGCGAGCTTATCCCGGCTGGCGTTTGTACTTTCCACGCGAGGATTACGTGCCGCAAAGTGAACTCGCGGCACGCATTATTGCTGTCGAGGCTTTTTTCCAGAGGAATCCCGATGATTATACTGTGAAGAAGATTCGTAAATGTGGCTGCATCATATTTCCGGCGAGCTGTCATGAAAGTGATGAGCAGCTGAAACTCGCTTGGCCCACAATGTTAGAGGATATGCGCAACAAACCATTGCGCACGCTCTCCATCATTGGTCTGGCGATCCACACTGTGCTGGTCAATGATAGTCTCGATGCGGCCGAAGAGGCGAAGACGGCAGCACAACCAGTGCTGACCACCATCCGCAAGTTTGTGCCACCTAACGAGTATACGTCCAAGCTGTATGTGCGTCCCCAGGACTTTGCGCCCGTCGAGCTGATGAGCAGCATCGTCCACAGTCGCGTGGACACATTGTTCGTTGTGCGCGGCATTGTAAGCAGCGTGGGCGAGCCCAGTTACCATTTGGCATGGCATGCCTTTCGCTGCACTCGCTGCCAGACGGAGCAGACGCTGCGTCAGCTGGGTAACTATGCGCCGCGTCCTTATCACTGCCTGAAGCCGCAATGCACTGTCAAGGATAATTTCTTGGCGCTGCGCAGTTCGCCGTATACGCGTCTCTTAGCGCGCCAGATCATACGGCTGGAGGAGTCGAGTATTTCGCTGCTGACCGACTACGATAGCGCTCTGCCTGGGGAACTGGATATTGAATTGCGGCACGATCTCATTGATGTGGTACACGCTGGGCAGGAAATCGTTGTGACCGGCGTATTAAAGCTGCGCGAACTCTGCGACAACAAAGAAGGCGCAACGTCCACGACAGCTGGTAACGATTTGCAGGTTTATTTGCGTGCCTTTAACGTGCAGGATGCGAGTCAAGTGCAGCGGGAGTTTAGTAAATTCGACATGGAGGCCATATCCATGATCAATGCGGAGGCAAACAACTTTAAACTTTTGGTGCACTCGCTGGCACCCGAGGTGCATGGTCATGAAATGGCGAAGGCCGCCTGTTTGCTGTCATTGCTGGGCGGTTCGAGCGACGGCGCCATCAATGTGCTGCTCGTTGGCGATCCTGGCATTGGTAAATCCACTGTGCTCACCCAATGCGCCCAGACAACGGAGCGTGGCGCCTACATCAATGGGAAACGTTGCGTGCAATCCCTCAAGCAATTGGGCCTCACGTTCAGTGGACGCAACAAACGAGTCATGGACGCGGGAGCTCTGCTCATGGCCAACAGCCGAGGTCACTGCATTGTGGATGGCGTGGACAAGTTGGCCAGCAAGCAATCCCTGCTGCAGCAGTGCATGCAAGGCGGGCAGCTTAATTTGCCGCTGCCTGGTTGCTTTAGCTACTTCGATGCGCAACCCTCCATCGTTGCTTGCGCAAATCCTCAGCGTGGACAATACGATCAGTCGCGATATCTAGTACAAAACATTCGCATCACAGCTTCCTTGCTCAAGGAGTTCCATCTGGTCTATGTGCTGCTGGACACGCCATCAAGAGCTCGTGACATTTCGCTTACGGAGCATGTTCGTGCTCTTCACGCTGGTGCTAAGAAGCGCGCTAGGATTGCTGCACGCTTCGCCTTGAAGGCCAAACAGAATGAATCGGTCAGCGAAGAAACTAAGGCTGCCAATGTCACCAATTTGACCGAGGACATCAAGGATGGCATTTTAGAGCAGAAGTTGGATTATGATTTAGATAAGCGGCTGGAACACAAGCCGCTCAAGGCAGACGAGCTAGATCTGTTGCCTCCCATTTTGATGAAGAAATTCATTGCGTATGCTCGTCAGAATGCCAAGCCAGAACTCAGCTACGATGCCGCTAATGAGATCAAATGGTACTTTGAGGATTTGTGTAACAACAGCGAAGCAGAGAACGAGAAGAGTCAATTTGGTCTGGG GCAACTTTTAGGCTTGATCAACCTGTCAGAGGCACGTGCTCGTCTAGATTTTTCCAGCGTTGTGATGCCGGTGCACGTGCGTGATGTGATTGCTGTGGTCACCGAAAGCATAACCCAAACACGACTTGGAGATGGGCAAGGAAATGCGCCGAGCAGCTCCAGCAAGGGCTCGCAACTGCAAAATTTTGTGAAAATGATGCAAATGCGGTCGGCAGCTTTGGGACGACGCATCTTCGACTATGATGAGCTTAAAGAGATTGGAACGAGAGCCGGCATCATGACCGGAATTGCAAAGTTGGTAGAGATTGCAAACATGGGCGGCTATTTACTCAAGAAGGGCGTAGACATGTACGAAGTTGTACCCGACTAA
- the LOC117575000 gene encoding nose resistant to fluoxetine protein 6, translating to MQLIVLQLQAVIALSILLTFSRGFEMNMTQYYEMPQLYDFDDYDRCLQEFPGTVATYCFVRADIEPDSSSAAWRAIEEISKYNRHHFNHRHLYFGLCVHKCEAELAGLSPRDRKQLQAGILTDNPKVNVYLDLFATEAGNRVRYNDLSNACINWRLQQREYGVHAKSVVEYCDTTDKVIEADDAWNLAFYVVICALLSLACVSSLIDLHLKRRRHDKMLKERDHYKTPPRSLTTRILLTWSIARNWYRLNQEPNGKIGRELRFLDCFKFFAMFLVIFAHTNWVIYEGAISNPQDPERLLHTSAGTLLISGSLITVTFFVISGLLLTINWLAVTRAVMDGKKSTLSMANYAGLFVKFNIFRYIRLTVPYAFVLLLSGVYFENAGGPLWRHIYEREQLACRKNWWTNLLFINNFVRTDERCLLQGWYLAADTQSFALSLLIMILGHRFARWSKHLYAAVLCIFMLLPMVLTYVLDYYPIFLPTPQTQKDSFIGDHQFTEFYTSFYMNFGSYFCGVLAAFAYDQVSLKQYKLRERIGFQILWFALIPVGVLWLFTAHPIYQHYYAETPRLWGAIYAGVQRNFWAFGLGIFVVGMAAKVGWVLRKFACLPIFRILGRLTYGAFIIHLLVARVVLSTVREPIFFATGTMFAYIFYVVCASYLSSLLLAIFVELPVSSILKLMR from the exons ATGCAGTTAATTGTGTTGCAGCTCCAGGCTGTCATTGCTTTAAGCATACTCCTGACATTCAGTCGGGGATTCGAAATGAACA TGACGCAGTACTATGAGATGCCGCAGCTTTACGACTTTGATGACTACGATCGCTGCCTGCAGGAGTTTCCAGGCACAGTGGCGACCTATTGCTTTGTCCGCGCCGACATCGAACCGGATAGCTCGTCTGCTGCTTGGCGTGCTATCGAGGAGATCTCCAAGTACAACCGGCATCACTTCAATCATCGTCACCTCTACTTTGGCCTCTGTGTGCACAAATGCGAAGCGGAACTCGCAGGCCTGAGCCCAAGAGACAGGAAGCAATTGCAGGCAGGCATCCTGACGGATAATCCCAAG GTGAACGTCTATCTGGATCTATTCGCCACGGAGGCCGGCAATCGGGTGCGATACAATGACCTCAGTAATGCGTGCATCAACTGGCGTCTGCAGCAACGTGAATATGGAGTCCATGCCAAAAGCGTTGTCGAGTATTGTGATACCACGGACAAGGTCATCGAAGCAG ATGATGCCTGGAATTTGGCCTTCTATGTGGTGATCTGTGCCCTCCTCTCCCTTGCCTGTGTGAGCAGCCTCATTGATCTGCATTTGAAGCGACGACGCCACGACAAAATGCTAAAGGAGCGCGATCACTACAAGACACCGCCTCGCAGTCTGACCACACGAATCCTGCTCACCTGGTCAATAGCACGCAACTGGTATCGCTTGAATCAGGAGCCAAATGGCAAGATCGGACGCGAGTTGCGTTTTCTCGATTGTTTCAAGTTCTTTGCCATGTTTCTGGTCATCTTTGCCCACACTAACTGGGTGATCTATGAGGGTGCAATCAGCAATCCACAGGATCCAGAGCGATTACTTCACACCTCGGCGGGCACGCTACTCATCTCGGGTTCCCTCATAACTGTTACGTTCTTTGTGATCAGCGGTTTGCTGCTCACCATCAACTGGTTGGCAGTGACGCGTGCCGTCATGGATGGCAAGAAGAGCACTTTGAGCATGGCCAATTATGCTGGACTCTTTGTCAAGTTCAATATTTTTCGCTACATACGCCTGACGGTGCCCTACGCCTTTGTGCTGCTCCTTAGTGGCGTCTACTTTGAGAACGCTGGCGGTCCTCTTTGGCGGCACATCTATGAGCGGGAGCAACTCGCTTGCCGCAAGAACTGGTGGACCAATCTTCTGTTCATCAACAACTTTGTGCGCACCGATGAACGA TGCCTGCTTCAAGGGTGGTATCTCGCTGCCGATACGCAATCGTTTGCTCTAAGTTTGCTGATCATGATCCTTGGTCATCGCTTTGCTCGCTGGAGCAAACATCTGTATGCTGCTGTGCTCTGCATCTTTATGCTACTGCCCATGGTGCTGACATACGTTTTGGACTATTATCCCATATTCCTACCAACGCCACA AACCCAGAAGGATTCGTTTATAGGAGATCACCAGTTTACCGAATTCTATACTTCATTCTACATGAACTTTGGCTCGTATTTCTGCGGAGTTCTCGCTGCCTTTGCCTACGATCAGGTGTCACTGAAGCAGTACAAGCTGCGTGAGCGGATTGGCTTCCAGATTCTATGGTTCGCATTGATCCCTGTGGGCGTTCTTTGGCTCTTCACGGCTCATCCGATTTATCAGCATTATTATGCGGAAACACCGCGTCTTTGGGGTGCCATCTATGCGGGAGTTCAGCGCAACTTTTGGGCCTTTGGCTTAGGCATCTTTGTGGTGGGCATGGCTGCCAAAGTGGGTT GGGTGCTTCGAAAGTTTGCCTGCCTACCCATCTTTCGCATTCTGGGTCGCCTCACTTATGGCGCCTTCATCATACACCTTTTGGTAGCACGTGTAGTTCTGTCAACGGTGCGAGAGCCCATCTTCTTTGCCACTGGCACGATG TTTGCCTACATCTTCTACGTGGTGTGCGCATCGTATCTTAGCTCGCTCCTTCTGGCCATATTTGTGGAGTTACCCGTATCATCGATTCTTAAGCTGATGCGTTAA
- the LOC117574999 gene encoding DNA replication licensing factor REC isoform X2 has protein sequence MNPPRGGRAPSRFVRGRGRGGGAYRPYFYFRRNGRVIPAAHRGGSEADQGAAPSAATVRPRGWNNSRGKRVSNTPLDCSFLRPEYYVAPEDGAQVRSLLVDNPRAYPGWRLYFPREDYVPQSELAARIIAVEAFFQRNPDDYTVKKIRKCGCIIFPASCHESDEQLKLAWPTMLEDMRNKPLRTLSIIGLAIHTVLVNDSLDAAEEAKTAAQPVLTTIRKFVPPNEYTSKLYVRPQDFAPVELMSSIVHSRVDTLFVVRGIVSSVGEPSYHLAWHAFRCTRCQTEQTLRQLGNYAPRPYHCLKPQCTVKDNFLALRSSPYTRLLARQIIRLEESSISLLTDYDSALPGELDIELRHDLIDVVHAGQEIVVTGVLKLRELCDNKEGATSTTAGNDLQVYLRAFNVQDASQVQREFSKFDMEAISMINAEANNFKLLVHSLAPEVHGHEMAKAACLLSLLGGSSDGAINVLLVGDPGIGKSTVLTQCAQTTERGAYINGKRCVQSLKQLGLTFSGRNKRVMDAGALLMANSRGHCIVDGVDKLASKQSLLQQCMQGGQLNLPLPGCFSYFDAQPSIVACANPQRGQYDQSRYLVQNIRITASLLKEFHLVYVLLDTPSRARDISLTEHVRALHAGAKKRARIAARFALKAKQNESVSEETKAANVTNLTEDIKDGILEQKLDYDLDKRLEHKPLKADELDLLPPILMKKFIAYARQNAKPELSYDAANEIKWYFEDLCNNSEAENEKSQFGLGTRCVANLSVVHGQFQARD, from the coding sequence ATGAATCCACCGAGAGGTGGACGAGCTCCGTCAAGATTTGTGCGTGGACGTGGTCGCGGTGGCGGTGCCTATCGTCCCTATTTCTACTTTCGTCGGAATGGTCGCGTGATTCCAGCTGCACATCGAGGAGGAAGCGAAGCGGATCAAGGAGCTGCACCTTCAGCGGCAACTGTTCGGCCTAGAGGTTGGAATAATTCCCGGGGTAAACGAGTTTCGAATACCCCACTTGATTGCAGTTTCCTGCGTCCCGAATACTATGTGGCACCCGAGGATGGAGCGCAGGTGCGCAGTCTGCTCGTGGACAATCCGCGAGCTTATCCCGGCTGGCGTTTGTACTTTCCACGCGAGGATTACGTGCCGCAAAGTGAACTCGCGGCACGCATTATTGCTGTCGAGGCTTTTTTCCAGAGGAATCCCGATGATTATACTGTGAAGAAGATTCGTAAATGTGGCTGCATCATATTTCCGGCGAGCTGTCATGAAAGTGATGAGCAGCTGAAACTCGCTTGGCCCACAATGTTAGAGGATATGCGCAACAAACCATTGCGCACGCTCTCCATCATTGGTCTGGCGATCCACACTGTGCTGGTCAATGATAGTCTCGATGCGGCCGAAGAGGCGAAGACGGCAGCACAACCAGTGCTGACCACCATCCGCAAGTTTGTGCCACCTAACGAGTATACGTCCAAGCTGTATGTGCGTCCCCAGGACTTTGCGCCCGTCGAGCTGATGAGCAGCATCGTCCACAGTCGCGTGGACACATTGTTCGTTGTGCGCGGCATTGTAAGCAGCGTGGGCGAGCCCAGTTACCATTTGGCATGGCATGCCTTTCGCTGCACTCGCTGCCAGACGGAGCAGACGCTGCGTCAGCTGGGTAACTATGCGCCGCGTCCTTATCACTGCCTGAAGCCGCAATGCACTGTCAAGGATAATTTCTTGGCGCTGCGCAGTTCGCCGTATACGCGTCTCTTAGCGCGCCAGATCATACGGCTGGAGGAGTCGAGTATTTCGCTGCTGACCGACTACGATAGCGCTCTGCCTGGGGAACTGGATATTGAATTGCGGCACGATCTCATTGATGTGGTACACGCTGGGCAGGAAATCGTTGTGACCGGCGTATTAAAGCTGCGCGAACTCTGCGACAACAAAGAAGGCGCAACGTCCACGACAGCTGGTAACGATTTGCAGGTTTATTTGCGTGCCTTTAACGTGCAGGATGCGAGTCAAGTGCAGCGGGAGTTTAGTAAATTCGACATGGAGGCCATATCCATGATCAATGCGGAGGCAAACAACTTTAAACTTTTGGTGCACTCGCTGGCACCCGAGGTGCATGGTCATGAAATGGCGAAGGCCGCCTGTTTGCTGTCATTGCTGGGCGGTTCGAGCGACGGCGCCATCAATGTGCTGCTCGTTGGCGATCCTGGCATTGGTAAATCCACTGTGCTCACCCAATGCGCCCAGACAACGGAGCGTGGCGCCTACATCAATGGGAAACGTTGCGTGCAATCCCTCAAGCAATTGGGCCTCACGTTCAGTGGACGCAACAAACGAGTCATGGACGCGGGAGCTCTGCTCATGGCCAACAGCCGAGGTCACTGCATTGTGGATGGCGTGGACAAGTTGGCCAGCAAGCAATCCCTGCTGCAGCAGTGCATGCAAGGCGGGCAGCTTAATTTGCCGCTGCCTGGTTGCTTTAGCTACTTCGATGCGCAACCCTCCATCGTTGCTTGCGCAAATCCTCAGCGTGGACAATACGATCAGTCGCGATATCTAGTACAAAACATTCGCATCACAGCTTCCTTGCTCAAGGAGTTCCATCTGGTCTATGTGCTGCTGGACACGCCATCAAGAGCTCGTGACATTTCGCTTACGGAGCATGTTCGTGCTCTTCACGCTGGTGCTAAGAAGCGCGCTAGGATTGCTGCACGCTTCGCCTTGAAGGCCAAACAGAATGAATCGGTCAGCGAAGAAACTAAGGCTGCCAATGTCACCAATTTGACCGAGGACATCAAGGATGGCATTTTAGAGCAGAAGTTGGATTATGATTTAGATAAGCGGCTGGAACACAAGCCGCTCAAGGCAGACGAGCTAGATCTGTTGCCTCCCATTTTGATGAAGAAATTCATTGCGTATGCTCGTCAGAATGCCAAGCCAGAACTCAGCTACGATGCCGCTAATGAGATCAAATGGTACTTTGAGGATTTGTGTAACAACAGCGAAGCAGAGAACGAGAAGAGTCAATTTGGTCTGGG